The Saccharopolyspora gloriosae genome has a segment encoding these proteins:
- a CDS encoding MarR family winged helix-turn-helix transcriptional regulator, protein MKRTPDLIDAARSQWSEVRPDINTSSMDVIGRVLRGAAVLRRRLDATIAEGGLNRAEFDLLCALRRGGAAMTPGRLNELTVSSGAATTKRLRELTERGLLERSTDQRDRRSARVRLTEQGERLVDELFPRVLEAEQALLSGLAARQRDSLAGGLADLLWALEGPGEGR, encoded by the coding sequence ATGAAGCGAACACCGGATCTCATCGACGCGGCCCGGTCGCAGTGGAGCGAGGTACGCCCGGACATCAACACGAGCAGCATGGACGTGATCGGCCGGGTGCTGCGCGGGGCGGCGGTGCTGCGGCGCCGACTGGACGCGACGATCGCCGAGGGTGGGCTCAATCGCGCGGAGTTCGACCTGCTGTGCGCGTTGCGCCGGGGCGGGGCGGCGATGACGCCGGGGCGGCTCAACGAGTTGACCGTCTCCTCCGGTGCGGCGACCACCAAGCGGCTCCGCGAGCTCACCGAGCGCGGGCTGCTGGAGCGGTCCACGGATCAGCGCGATCGGCGCAGCGCGCGGGTGCGGCTCACCGAGCAGGGCGAGCGGCTCGTTGATGAGCTGTTCCCCCGGGTCTTGGAGGCGGAGCAGGCGCTGCTGTCCGGACTGGCGGCTCGGCAGCGGGACTCGCTGGCGGGCGGGTTGGCGGACTTGCTGTGGGCACTGGAAGGTCCCGGCGAAGGACGCTGA
- a CDS encoding dolichyl-phosphate-mannose--protein mannosyltransferase, with protein sequence MVEPGRTPPAAEPGSWDARALLAPKMPADRLRSWIITLAIGLIAGVVRIWDLGRATDKGTPVFDEKYYAIQAWQMLRNGGYEDNPGYEVVAHPPVGKQLIAIGEWIFGYSPWSWRIAAALAGTVMVVLLVRIARRLTRSTLLGAIAGVLLICDGVSHVQSRVGMLDIFQALFVLAAFALLLVDRDQMRARLAVVVAEGRIGDSRWGPRMGFRWWRFAAGLSLGLTCGVKWNGIYYIMAFGLLSVIWDALSRRTAGVERPWAGALVRDTVPALGSLLVLPIAVYFATWANWFASETATDRHAAIISEDVGLNFLPDPLRSLLFYQFNVLDFHTHLDTGSNPHPWESKPWAWPMGMRPMLYYYESGLTGCGESNCVQATMLLGTPAMWWLALPVAAWAAWRAVSRLDWRYTAVLVGYGAGYLPWFVNLDRQMYYFYATPMAPFMVLGIVLILGEILGAAQEHTERRKTGLLVVALYVGIVVANFVWLWPILNGNLITQELWQAELWLPSWR encoded by the coding sequence ATGGTCGAACCCGGCCGCACTCCCCCCGCCGCCGAACCCGGCTCTTGGGACGCTCGGGCATTGCTCGCCCCGAAGATGCCCGCGGACCGGTTGCGCAGCTGGATCATCACGCTGGCCATCGGGCTGATCGCGGGCGTGGTCCGGATCTGGGACCTGGGGCGCGCGACCGACAAGGGCACTCCGGTCTTCGACGAGAAGTACTACGCCATCCAGGCGTGGCAGATGCTGCGCAACGGTGGTTACGAGGACAACCCCGGCTACGAGGTCGTCGCGCACCCACCGGTCGGCAAGCAGCTGATCGCCATCGGTGAGTGGATCTTCGGCTACAGCCCGTGGAGCTGGCGCATCGCGGCCGCGCTGGCGGGCACGGTGATGGTGGTGCTGCTGGTGCGCATCGCGCGCAGGCTCACCCGTTCCACGCTGCTCGGGGCGATCGCCGGGGTGCTGCTGATCTGCGACGGGGTCAGCCACGTGCAGTCGCGCGTCGGCATGCTCGACATCTTCCAGGCGTTGTTCGTGCTGGCCGCGTTCGCGCTGCTGCTCGTCGACCGCGATCAGATGCGGGCGCGGTTGGCCGTGGTGGTCGCCGAGGGGCGCATCGGGGACAGCCGGTGGGGGCCGCGGATGGGCTTCCGCTGGTGGCGGTTCGCCGCCGGGTTGTCGTTGGGCCTGACCTGCGGGGTCAAGTGGAACGGCATCTACTACATCATGGCCTTCGGGCTGCTCAGCGTGATCTGGGACGCGCTGTCCCGGCGCACCGCCGGAGTGGAGCGGCCGTGGGCGGGCGCACTGGTGCGGGACACGGTGCCCGCGCTGGGCTCGCTGCTGGTGCTGCCGATCGCGGTGTACTTCGCTACGTGGGCGAACTGGTTCGCCAGCGAGACCGCCACCGACCGGCACGCGGCGATCATCTCCGAGGACGTGGGGCTGAACTTCCTGCCCGATCCGCTGCGGTCGCTGCTGTTCTACCAGTTCAACGTGCTGGACTTTCACACTCATCTGGACACCGGCAGCAATCCGCATCCGTGGGAGTCGAAGCCGTGGGCGTGGCCGATGGGCATGCGCCCGATGCTCTACTACTACGAGTCGGGGCTGACCGGCTGCGGCGAGTCGAACTGCGTGCAGGCGACGATGTTGCTGGGCACGCCCGCCATGTGGTGGCTGGCGCTGCCGGTGGCGGCGTGGGCCGCGTGGCGCGCGGTGAGCCGGCTGGACTGGCGCTACACCGCGGTGCTGGTGGGATACGGCGCCGGGTACCTGCCGTGGTTCGTCAACCTGGACCGGCAGATGTACTACTTCTACGCGACGCCGATGGCACCGTTCATGGTGCTGGGGATCGTGCTGATCTTGGGCGAGATCCTCGGCGCGGCGCAGGAGCACACGGAGCGGCGCAAGACGGGGCTGCTGGTGGTGGCGTTGTACGTGGGCATCGTGGTCGCGAACTTCGTGTGGTTGTGGCCGATCCTGAACGGGAACTTGATCACCCAGGAGCTCTGGCAAGCAGAACTCTGGCTCCCCTCCTGGCGTTGA
- the lat gene encoding L-lysine 6-transaminase has protein sequence MTAQQEAVLDQPTTEAEQAVPALRAQVTGDLLDIVVDLDNGNGCRLRDLRDGTEYLDMTMFFSSAPLGHGHPDLRDPAFEAALLRTARVKPANPDFATVEQARFAETFRRVAGVPELPLLFFIDGGTLAVENALKVAFDWKTKHNARRGVGVRGSRVLHLERAFHGRSGYTLSLTNTDPAKIRDYPMFDWPRIPSPAVEPGPRWDTPELLPEEQVALDAAEAALRRYGAEIACFVYEPIQGEGGDRHLRPRFLTAVQELCREHDVLTVADEVQTGALTGAVWAHQELGLEPDLVAFGKRLQVCGVMGGRRVLDIADNAFREPSRISSTWGGSLVDMVRATRILEVVERDGLFEHSRRMGELLLGELGALAAEFPAMIRSARGRGLMCAVSFREPAARDAAIAAARERHRTLFLPSGPDSLRFRPSMSVTPEEITEAVAVLRAALTEIS, from the coding sequence ATGACCGCACAGCAGGAAGCCGTTCTCGACCAGCCCACCACCGAGGCCGAGCAGGCGGTGCCTGCGCTGCGCGCGCAGGTCACCGGCGACCTGCTGGACATCGTGGTCGACCTCGACAACGGGAACGGCTGCCGCCTGCGCGACCTGCGCGACGGCACCGAATACCTCGACATGACGATGTTCTTCAGCTCCGCCCCGCTCGGCCACGGACACCCCGACCTGCGGGACCCCGCGTTCGAGGCCGCGCTGCTGCGGACCGCGCGGGTCAAGCCCGCCAACCCGGACTTCGCCACCGTCGAACAGGCGAGGTTCGCCGAGACCTTCCGCCGGGTCGCGGGCGTGCCGGAGCTGCCGCTGCTGTTCTTCATCGACGGCGGCACGCTCGCCGTGGAGAACGCGCTCAAAGTCGCCTTCGACTGGAAGACCAAGCACAACGCCCGCCGGGGCGTCGGCGTCCGAGGCAGCCGAGTGCTGCACCTGGAACGCGCGTTCCACGGCCGCAGCGGATACACCCTGTCGCTGACCAACACCGATCCGGCGAAGATCCGCGACTACCCGATGTTCGACTGGCCGCGCATCCCCAGCCCGGCGGTCGAACCCGGCCCGCGCTGGGACACCCCGGAGCTGCTGCCGGAAGAGCAGGTCGCGCTCGACGCCGCCGAGGCCGCGCTGCGCCGGTACGGGGCGGAGATCGCCTGCTTCGTGTACGAGCCGATCCAGGGCGAGGGCGGTGACCGGCACCTGCGTCCCCGGTTCCTCACCGCCGTCCAGGAGCTGTGCCGCGAGCACGACGTGCTCACCGTCGCCGACGAGGTGCAGACCGGGGCGTTGACCGGTGCCGTCTGGGCGCATCAGGAACTCGGGCTGGAACCGGACCTGGTGGCCTTCGGCAAGCGCCTGCAGGTGTGCGGGGTGATGGGCGGGCGCCGGGTGCTCGACATCGCCGACAACGCGTTCCGTGAGCCGAGCCGGATCAGCTCCACCTGGGGCGGCTCGCTGGTGGACATGGTGCGGGCCACCCGGATCCTGGAGGTCGTCGAACGGGACGGGTTGTTCGAGCACAGCCGCCGGATGGGTGAGCTGCTGCTCGGCGAACTCGGTGCGCTGGCCGCCGAGTTCCCCGCGATGATCCGCTCGGCGCGCGGACGCGGACTGATGTGCGCGGTGAGCTTCCGCGAACCGGCCGCTCGGGATGCGGCGATCGCGGCGGCGCGCGAGCGGCATCGGACGCTGTTCCTGCCCTCCGGCCCGGACTCGCTGCGTTTCCGCCCGTCGATGTCGGTGACGCCGGAGGAGATCACCGAGGCCGTCGCAGTCCTCCGCGCCGCCCTCACCGAGATCTCCTGA